The Paramormyrops kingsleyae isolate MSU_618 chromosome 11, PKINGS_0.4, whole genome shotgun sequence genome includes a window with the following:
- the LOC111846827 gene encoding uncharacterized protein isoform X7, with protein sequence MAGLTSLEAVKRKIKSLQDQADSAEEKAKILQRELMLEREARESAEGEVASLNRRIQLVEEELDRAQERLTTSLQKLEEAEKAADESERGMKVIENKANKDEEKMELQEVQLKEAKHIAEDADRKYEEVARKLVVIESDMERAEERAEQAENKCVELEEELKTVTNNLKSLEAQSEKYSNQEDKFEEEIKVLADKLKEAETRAEFAERSVTKLETAIDDLEEKLAHAKEENLDMHQMLDQTLMELNNM encoded by the exons ATGGCGGGTTTAACGTCGCTGGAAGCGGTGAAGCGAAAAATAAAGTCGTTGCAGGATCAGGCGGACAGCGCCGAGGAGAAGGCTAAGATCCTGCAGAGGGAGTTGATGCTGGAGAGGGAAGCCAGGGAATCC GCCGAGGGGGAAGTGGCCAGCTTGAACAGACGCATCCAGCtggtggaggaggagctcgaCCGCGCCCAGGAGCGTCTGACCACATCCCTGCAGAAGCTGGAGGAGGCGGAGAAGGCGGCCGACGAGAGCGAGAG GGGGATGAAGGTCATCGAGAACAAGGCCAACAAGGACGAGGAGAAGATGGAACTGCAGGAGGTGCAGCTGAAGGAGGCCAAGCACATCGCTGAGGATGCCGACCGCAAATACGAAGAG GTGGCCCGGAAGCTGGTGGTCATCGAGTCCGACATGGAGCGGGCAGAGGAGCGGGCAGAGCAGGCTGAGAA CAAATGTGTTGAGCTTGAGGAGGAATTGAAAACGGTGACCAACAACCTGAAGTCACTGGAGGCCCAGTCTGAGAAG TACTCGAACCAGGAGGATAAGTTCGAGGAGGAGATAAAGGTCCTCGCTGACAAGCTGAAAGAG GCTGAAACCCGTGCCGAGTTTGCCGAGAGATCAGTCACCAAGCTGGAGACGGCCATCGACGACCTTGAAG AGAAACTCGCTCACGCTAAAGAAGAAAACCTGGATATGCACCAGATGCTGGATCAGACTCTAATGGAATTAAACAATATGTGA
- the LOC111846827 gene encoding uncharacterized protein isoform X13 produces MKVIENKANKDEEKMELQEVQLKEAKHIAEDADRKYEEVARKLVVIESDMERAEERAEQAENKCVELEEELKTVTNNLKSLEAQSEKYSNQEDKFEEEIKVLADKLKEAETRAEFAERSVTKLETAIDDLEEKLAHAKEENLDMHQMLDQTLMELNNM; encoded by the exons ATGAAGGTCATCGAGAACAAGGCCAACAAGGACGAGGAGAAGATGGAACTGCAGGAGGTGCAGCTGAAGGAGGCCAAGCACATCGCTGAGGATGCCGACCGCAAATACGAAGAG GTGGCCCGGAAGCTGGTGGTCATCGAGTCCGACATGGAGCGGGCAGAGGAGCGGGCAGAGCAGGCTGAGAA CAAATGTGTTGAGCTTGAGGAGGAATTGAAAACGGTGACCAACAACCTGAAGTCACTGGAGGCCCAGTCTGAGAAG TACTCGAACCAGGAGGATAAGTTCGAGGAGGAGATAAAGGTCCTCGCTGACAAGCTGAAAGAG GCTGAAACCCGTGCCGAGTTTGCCGAGAGATCAGTCACCAAGCTGGAGACGGCCATCGACGACCTTGAAG AGAAACTCGCTCACGCTAAAGAAGAAAACCTGGATATGCACCAGATGCTGGATCAGACTCTAATGGAATTAAACAATATGTGA
- the LOC111846827 gene encoding uncharacterized protein isoform X1 encodes MDAIKKKMQMLKLDKENALDRAEQAEAEKKAAEDRCKELEDELSQLEKKMRVTEDERDKALEDFQAAEEKLLSADEVATKAEGEVASLNRRIQLVEEELDRAQERLTTSLQKLEEAEKAADESERGMKVIENKANKDEEKMELQEVQLKEAKHIAEDADRKYEEVARKLVVIESDMERAEERAEQAENKCVELEEELKTVTNNLKSLEAQSEKYSNQEDKFEEEIKVLADKLKEAETRAEFAERSVTKLETAIDDLEEKLAHAKEENLDMHQMLDQTLMELNNM; translated from the exons ATGGATGCCATCAAGAAGAAGATGCAGATGCTGAAGCTCGACAAGGAGAACGCCCTGGACAGGGCAGAGCAGGCCGAGGCAGAGAAGAAAGCGGCCGAGGACCGCTGCAAGGAG TTAGAAGATGAATTAAGTCAATTGGAAAAGAAAATGCGTGTCACCGAAGACGAGAGAGATAAAGCGCTTGAAGATTTCCAAGCCGCTGAGGAAAAGCTGCTGAGCGCTGATGAGGTCGCCACCAAG GCCGAGGGGGAAGTGGCCAGCTTGAACAGACGCATCCAGCtggtggaggaggagctcgaCCGCGCCCAGGAGCGTCTGACCACATCCCTGCAGAAGCTGGAGGAGGCGGAGAAGGCGGCCGACGAGAGCGAGAG GGGGATGAAGGTCATCGAGAACAAGGCCAACAAGGACGAGGAGAAGATGGAACTGCAGGAGGTGCAGCTGAAGGAGGCCAAGCACATCGCTGAGGATGCCGACCGCAAATACGAAGAG GTGGCCCGGAAGCTGGTGGTCATCGAGTCCGACATGGAGCGGGCAGAGGAGCGGGCAGAGCAGGCTGAGAA CAAATGTGTTGAGCTTGAGGAGGAATTGAAAACGGTGACCAACAACCTGAAGTCACTGGAGGCCCAGTCTGAGAAG TACTCGAACCAGGAGGATAAGTTCGAGGAGGAGATAAAGGTCCTCGCTGACAAGCTGAAAGAG GCTGAAACCCGTGCCGAGTTTGCCGAGAGATCAGTCACCAAGCTGGAGACGGCCATCGACGACCTTGAAG AGAAACTCGCTCACGCTAAAGAAGAAAACCTGGATATGCACCAGATGCTGGATCAGACTCTAATGGAATTAAACAATATGTGA
- the LOC111846827 gene encoding uncharacterized protein isoform X3 — protein sequence MDAIKKKMQMLKLDKENALDRAEQAEAEKKAAEDRCKELEDELSQLEKKMRVTEDERDKALEDFQAAEEKLLSADEVATKAEGEVASLNRRIQLVEEELDRAQERLTTSLQKLEEAEKAADESERGMKVIENKANKDEEKMELQEVQLKEAKHIAEDADRKYEEVARKLVVIESDMERAEERAEQAEKRVRKAEDEQRLKDQKVKSLKASNIKYSNQEDKFEEEIKVLADKLKEAETRAEFAERSVTKLETAIDDLEEKLAHAKEENLDMHQMLDQTLMELNNM from the exons ATGGATGCCATCAAGAAGAAGATGCAGATGCTGAAGCTCGACAAGGAGAACGCCCTGGACAGGGCAGAGCAGGCCGAGGCAGAGAAGAAAGCGGCCGAGGACCGCTGCAAGGAG TTAGAAGATGAATTAAGTCAATTGGAAAAGAAAATGCGTGTCACCGAAGACGAGAGAGATAAAGCGCTTGAAGATTTCCAAGCCGCTGAGGAAAAGCTGCTGAGCGCTGATGAGGTCGCCACCAAG GCCGAGGGGGAAGTGGCCAGCTTGAACAGACGCATCCAGCtggtggaggaggagctcgaCCGCGCCCAGGAGCGTCTGACCACATCCCTGCAGAAGCTGGAGGAGGCGGAGAAGGCGGCCGACGAGAGCGAGAG GGGGATGAAGGTCATCGAGAACAAGGCCAACAAGGACGAGGAGAAGATGGAACTGCAGGAGGTGCAGCTGAAGGAGGCCAAGCACATCGCTGAGGATGCCGACCGCAAATACGAAGAG GTGGCCCGGAAGCTGGTGGTCATCGAGTCCGACATGGAGCGGGCAGAGGAGCGGGCAGAGCAGGCTGAGAA ACGCGTGCGGAAGGCGGAGGATGAGCAGAGGCTTAAGGAccaaaaggttaaatccttaaAGGCCTCAAACATCAAG TACTCGAACCAGGAGGATAAGTTCGAGGAGGAGATAAAGGTCCTCGCTGACAAGCTGAAAGAG GCTGAAACCCGTGCCGAGTTTGCCGAGAGATCAGTCACCAAGCTGGAGACGGCCATCGACGACCTTGAAG AGAAACTCGCTCACGCTAAAGAAGAAAACCTGGATATGCACCAGATGCTGGATCAGACTCTAATGGAATTAAACAATATGTGA
- the LOC111846827 gene encoding uncharacterized protein isoform X9 → MAGLTSLEAVKRKIKSLQDQADSAEEKAKILQRELMLEREARESAEGEVASLNRRIQLVEEELDRAQERLTTSLQKLEEAEKAADESERGMKVIENKANKDEEKMELQEVQLKEAKHIAEDADRKYEEVARKLVVIESDMERAEERAEQAEKRVRKAEDEQRLKDQKVKSLKASNIKYSNQEDKFEEEIKVLADKLKEAETRAEFAERSVTKLETAIDDLEEKLAHAKEENLDMHQMLDQTLMELNNM, encoded by the exons ATGGCGGGTTTAACGTCGCTGGAAGCGGTGAAGCGAAAAATAAAGTCGTTGCAGGATCAGGCGGACAGCGCCGAGGAGAAGGCTAAGATCCTGCAGAGGGAGTTGATGCTGGAGAGGGAAGCCAGGGAATCC GCCGAGGGGGAAGTGGCCAGCTTGAACAGACGCATCCAGCtggtggaggaggagctcgaCCGCGCCCAGGAGCGTCTGACCACATCCCTGCAGAAGCTGGAGGAGGCGGAGAAGGCGGCCGACGAGAGCGAGAG GGGGATGAAGGTCATCGAGAACAAGGCCAACAAGGACGAGGAGAAGATGGAACTGCAGGAGGTGCAGCTGAAGGAGGCCAAGCACATCGCTGAGGATGCCGACCGCAAATACGAAGAG GTGGCCCGGAAGCTGGTGGTCATCGAGTCCGACATGGAGCGGGCAGAGGAGCGGGCAGAGCAGGCTGAGAA ACGCGTGCGGAAGGCGGAGGATGAGCAGAGGCTTAAGGAccaaaaggttaaatccttaaAGGCCTCAAACATCAAG TACTCGAACCAGGAGGATAAGTTCGAGGAGGAGATAAAGGTCCTCGCTGACAAGCTGAAAGAG GCTGAAACCCGTGCCGAGTTTGCCGAGAGATCAGTCACCAAGCTGGAGACGGCCATCGACGACCTTGAAG AGAAACTCGCTCACGCTAAAGAAGAAAACCTGGATATGCACCAGATGCTGGATCAGACTCTAATGGAATTAAACAATATGTGA
- the LOC111846827 gene encoding uncharacterized protein isoform X12: protein MAGLTSLEAVKRKIKSLQDQADSAEEKAKILQRELMLEREARESAEGEVASLNRRIQLVEEELDRAQERLTTSLQKLEEAEKAADESERGMKVIENKANKDEEKMELQEVQLKEAKHIAEDADRKYEEVARKLVVIESDMERAEERAEQAEKRVRKAEDEQRLKDQKVKSLKASNIKYSNQEDKFEEEIKVLADKLKEAETRAEFAERSVTKLETAIDDLEDRLYQQLEKNRLLTNELRLALNED, encoded by the exons ATGGCGGGTTTAACGTCGCTGGAAGCGGTGAAGCGAAAAATAAAGTCGTTGCAGGATCAGGCGGACAGCGCCGAGGAGAAGGCTAAGATCCTGCAGAGGGAGTTGATGCTGGAGAGGGAAGCCAGGGAATCC GCCGAGGGGGAAGTGGCCAGCTTGAACAGACGCATCCAGCtggtggaggaggagctcgaCCGCGCCCAGGAGCGTCTGACCACATCCCTGCAGAAGCTGGAGGAGGCGGAGAAGGCGGCCGACGAGAGCGAGAG GGGGATGAAGGTCATCGAGAACAAGGCCAACAAGGACGAGGAGAAGATGGAACTGCAGGAGGTGCAGCTGAAGGAGGCCAAGCACATCGCTGAGGATGCCGACCGCAAATACGAAGAG GTGGCCCGGAAGCTGGTGGTCATCGAGTCCGACATGGAGCGGGCAGAGGAGCGGGCAGAGCAGGCTGAGAA ACGCGTGCGGAAGGCGGAGGATGAGCAGAGGCTTAAGGAccaaaaggttaaatccttaaAGGCCTCAAACATCAAG TACTCGAACCAGGAGGATAAGTTCGAGGAGGAGATAAAGGTCCTCGCTGACAAGCTGAAAGAG GCTGAAACCCGTGCCGAGTTTGCCGAGAGATCAGTCACCAAGCTGGAGACGGCCATCGACGACCTTGAAG ACCGCCTCTACCAGCAACTCGAGAAAAACCGTCTTCTCACTAATGAGCTGAGACTGGCCCTCAATGAGGATTAG
- the LOC111846827 gene encoding uncharacterized protein isoform X11 → MAGLTSLEAVKRKIKSLQDQADSAEEKAKILQRELMLEREARESAEGEVASLNRRIQLVEEELDRAQERLTTSLQKLEEAEKAADESERGMKVIENKANKDEEKMELQEVQLKEAKHIAEDADRKYEEVARKLVVIESDMERAEERAEQAENKCVELEEELKTVTNNLKSLEAQSEKYSNQEDKFEEEIKVLADKLKEAETRAEFAERSVTKLETAIDDLEDRLYQQLEKNRLLTNELRLALNED, encoded by the exons ATGGCGGGTTTAACGTCGCTGGAAGCGGTGAAGCGAAAAATAAAGTCGTTGCAGGATCAGGCGGACAGCGCCGAGGAGAAGGCTAAGATCCTGCAGAGGGAGTTGATGCTGGAGAGGGAAGCCAGGGAATCC GCCGAGGGGGAAGTGGCCAGCTTGAACAGACGCATCCAGCtggtggaggaggagctcgaCCGCGCCCAGGAGCGTCTGACCACATCCCTGCAGAAGCTGGAGGAGGCGGAGAAGGCGGCCGACGAGAGCGAGAG GGGGATGAAGGTCATCGAGAACAAGGCCAACAAGGACGAGGAGAAGATGGAACTGCAGGAGGTGCAGCTGAAGGAGGCCAAGCACATCGCTGAGGATGCCGACCGCAAATACGAAGAG GTGGCCCGGAAGCTGGTGGTCATCGAGTCCGACATGGAGCGGGCAGAGGAGCGGGCAGAGCAGGCTGAGAA CAAATGTGTTGAGCTTGAGGAGGAATTGAAAACGGTGACCAACAACCTGAAGTCACTGGAGGCCCAGTCTGAGAAG TACTCGAACCAGGAGGATAAGTTCGAGGAGGAGATAAAGGTCCTCGCTGACAAGCTGAAAGAG GCTGAAACCCGTGCCGAGTTTGCCGAGAGATCAGTCACCAAGCTGGAGACGGCCATCGACGACCTTGAAG ACCGCCTCTACCAGCAACTCGAGAAAAACCGTCTTCTCACTAATGAGCTGAGACTGGCCCTCAATGAGGATTAG
- the LOC111846827 gene encoding uncharacterized protein isoform X8 — translation MAGLTSLEAVKRKIKSLQDQADSAEEKAKILQRELMLEREARESAEGEVASLNRRIQLVEEELDRAQERLTTSLQKLEEAEKAADESERGMKVIENKANKDEEKMELQEVQLKEAKHIAEDADRKYEEVARKLVVIESDMERAEERAEQAENKCVELEEELKTVTNNLKSLEAQSEKYSNQEDKFEEEIKVLADKLKEAETRAEFAERSVTKLETAIDDLEDELHRQRVKYRSVSEELDHALSDMSAM, via the exons ATGGCGGGTTTAACGTCGCTGGAAGCGGTGAAGCGAAAAATAAAGTCGTTGCAGGATCAGGCGGACAGCGCCGAGGAGAAGGCTAAGATCCTGCAGAGGGAGTTGATGCTGGAGAGGGAAGCCAGGGAATCC GCCGAGGGGGAAGTGGCCAGCTTGAACAGACGCATCCAGCtggtggaggaggagctcgaCCGCGCCCAGGAGCGTCTGACCACATCCCTGCAGAAGCTGGAGGAGGCGGAGAAGGCGGCCGACGAGAGCGAGAG GGGGATGAAGGTCATCGAGAACAAGGCCAACAAGGACGAGGAGAAGATGGAACTGCAGGAGGTGCAGCTGAAGGAGGCCAAGCACATCGCTGAGGATGCCGACCGCAAATACGAAGAG GTGGCCCGGAAGCTGGTGGTCATCGAGTCCGACATGGAGCGGGCAGAGGAGCGGGCAGAGCAGGCTGAGAA CAAATGTGTTGAGCTTGAGGAGGAATTGAAAACGGTGACCAACAACCTGAAGTCACTGGAGGCCCAGTCTGAGAAG TACTCGAACCAGGAGGATAAGTTCGAGGAGGAGATAAAGGTCCTCGCTGACAAGCTGAAAGAG GCTGAAACCCGTGCCGAGTTTGCCGAGAGATCAGTCACCAAGCTGGAGACGGCCATCGACGACCTTGAAG ATGAGCTGCATAGACAGAGAGTGAAGTACAGGAGCGTCAGCGAGGAGCTGGACCACGCGCTCAGCGACATGAGCGCCATGTGA
- the LOC111846827 gene encoding uncharacterized protein isoform X2, which produces MDAIKKKMQMLKLDKENALDRAEQAEAEKKAAEDRCKELEDELSQLEKKMRVTEDERDKALEDFQAAEEKLLSADEVATKAEGEVASLNRRIQLVEEELDRAQERLTTSLQKLEEAEKAADESERGMKVIENKANKDEEKMELQEVQLKEAKHIAEDADRKYEEVARKLVVIESDMERAEERAEQAENKCVELEEELKTVTNNLKSLEAQSEKYSNQEDKFEEEIKVLADKLKEAETRAEFAERSVTKLETAIDDLEDELHRQRVKYRSVSEELDHALSDMSAM; this is translated from the exons ATGGATGCCATCAAGAAGAAGATGCAGATGCTGAAGCTCGACAAGGAGAACGCCCTGGACAGGGCAGAGCAGGCCGAGGCAGAGAAGAAAGCGGCCGAGGACCGCTGCAAGGAG TTAGAAGATGAATTAAGTCAATTGGAAAAGAAAATGCGTGTCACCGAAGACGAGAGAGATAAAGCGCTTGAAGATTTCCAAGCCGCTGAGGAAAAGCTGCTGAGCGCTGATGAGGTCGCCACCAAG GCCGAGGGGGAAGTGGCCAGCTTGAACAGACGCATCCAGCtggtggaggaggagctcgaCCGCGCCCAGGAGCGTCTGACCACATCCCTGCAGAAGCTGGAGGAGGCGGAGAAGGCGGCCGACGAGAGCGAGAG GGGGATGAAGGTCATCGAGAACAAGGCCAACAAGGACGAGGAGAAGATGGAACTGCAGGAGGTGCAGCTGAAGGAGGCCAAGCACATCGCTGAGGATGCCGACCGCAAATACGAAGAG GTGGCCCGGAAGCTGGTGGTCATCGAGTCCGACATGGAGCGGGCAGAGGAGCGGGCAGAGCAGGCTGAGAA CAAATGTGTTGAGCTTGAGGAGGAATTGAAAACGGTGACCAACAACCTGAAGTCACTGGAGGCCCAGTCTGAGAAG TACTCGAACCAGGAGGATAAGTTCGAGGAGGAGATAAAGGTCCTCGCTGACAAGCTGAAAGAG GCTGAAACCCGTGCCGAGTTTGCCGAGAGATCAGTCACCAAGCTGGAGACGGCCATCGACGACCTTGAAG ATGAGCTGCATAGACAGAGAGTGAAGTACAGGAGCGTCAGCGAGGAGCTGGACCACGCGCTCAGCGACATGAGCGCCATGTGA
- the LOC111846827 gene encoding uncharacterized protein isoform X4 — MDAIKKKMQMLKLDKENALDRAEQAEAEKKAAEDRCKELEDELSQLEKKMRVTEDERDKALEDFQAAEEKLLSADEVATKAEGEVASLNRRIQLVEEELDRAQERLTTSLQKLEEAEKAADESERGMKVIENKANKDEEKMELQEVQLKEAKHIAEDADRKYEEVARKLVVIESDMERAEERAEQAEKRVRKAEDEQRLKDQKVKSLKASNIKYSNQEDKFEEEIKVLADKLKEAETRAEFAERSVTKLETAIDDLEDELHRQRVKYRSVSEELDHALSDMSAM; from the exons ATGGATGCCATCAAGAAGAAGATGCAGATGCTGAAGCTCGACAAGGAGAACGCCCTGGACAGGGCAGAGCAGGCCGAGGCAGAGAAGAAAGCGGCCGAGGACCGCTGCAAGGAG TTAGAAGATGAATTAAGTCAATTGGAAAAGAAAATGCGTGTCACCGAAGACGAGAGAGATAAAGCGCTTGAAGATTTCCAAGCCGCTGAGGAAAAGCTGCTGAGCGCTGATGAGGTCGCCACCAAG GCCGAGGGGGAAGTGGCCAGCTTGAACAGACGCATCCAGCtggtggaggaggagctcgaCCGCGCCCAGGAGCGTCTGACCACATCCCTGCAGAAGCTGGAGGAGGCGGAGAAGGCGGCCGACGAGAGCGAGAG GGGGATGAAGGTCATCGAGAACAAGGCCAACAAGGACGAGGAGAAGATGGAACTGCAGGAGGTGCAGCTGAAGGAGGCCAAGCACATCGCTGAGGATGCCGACCGCAAATACGAAGAG GTGGCCCGGAAGCTGGTGGTCATCGAGTCCGACATGGAGCGGGCAGAGGAGCGGGCAGAGCAGGCTGAGAA ACGCGTGCGGAAGGCGGAGGATGAGCAGAGGCTTAAGGAccaaaaggttaaatccttaaAGGCCTCAAACATCAAG TACTCGAACCAGGAGGATAAGTTCGAGGAGGAGATAAAGGTCCTCGCTGACAAGCTGAAAGAG GCTGAAACCCGTGCCGAGTTTGCCGAGAGATCAGTCACCAAGCTGGAGACGGCCATCGACGACCTTGAAG ATGAGCTGCATAGACAGAGAGTGAAGTACAGGAGCGTCAGCGAGGAGCTGGACCACGCGCTCAGCGACATGAGCGCCATGTGA
- the LOC111846827 gene encoding uncharacterized protein isoform X6 codes for MDAIKKKMQMLKLDKENALDRAEQAEAEKKAAEDRCKELEDELSQLEKKMRVTEDERDKALEDFQAAEEKLLSADEVATKAEGEVASLNRRIQLVEEELDRAQERLTTSLQKLEEAEKAADESERGMKVIENKANKDEEKMELQEVQLKEAKHIAEDADRKYEEVARKLVVIESDMERAEERAEQAEKRVRKAEDEQRLKDQKVKSLKASNIKYSNQEDKFEEEIKVLADKLKEAETRAEFAERSVTKLETAIDDLEDRLYQQLEKNRLLTNELRLALNED; via the exons ATGGATGCCATCAAGAAGAAGATGCAGATGCTGAAGCTCGACAAGGAGAACGCCCTGGACAGGGCAGAGCAGGCCGAGGCAGAGAAGAAAGCGGCCGAGGACCGCTGCAAGGAG TTAGAAGATGAATTAAGTCAATTGGAAAAGAAAATGCGTGTCACCGAAGACGAGAGAGATAAAGCGCTTGAAGATTTCCAAGCCGCTGAGGAAAAGCTGCTGAGCGCTGATGAGGTCGCCACCAAG GCCGAGGGGGAAGTGGCCAGCTTGAACAGACGCATCCAGCtggtggaggaggagctcgaCCGCGCCCAGGAGCGTCTGACCACATCCCTGCAGAAGCTGGAGGAGGCGGAGAAGGCGGCCGACGAGAGCGAGAG GGGGATGAAGGTCATCGAGAACAAGGCCAACAAGGACGAGGAGAAGATGGAACTGCAGGAGGTGCAGCTGAAGGAGGCCAAGCACATCGCTGAGGATGCCGACCGCAAATACGAAGAG GTGGCCCGGAAGCTGGTGGTCATCGAGTCCGACATGGAGCGGGCAGAGGAGCGGGCAGAGCAGGCTGAGAA ACGCGTGCGGAAGGCGGAGGATGAGCAGAGGCTTAAGGAccaaaaggttaaatccttaaAGGCCTCAAACATCAAG TACTCGAACCAGGAGGATAAGTTCGAGGAGGAGATAAAGGTCCTCGCTGACAAGCTGAAAGAG GCTGAAACCCGTGCCGAGTTTGCCGAGAGATCAGTCACCAAGCTGGAGACGGCCATCGACGACCTTGAAG ACCGCCTCTACCAGCAACTCGAGAAAAACCGTCTTCTCACTAATGAGCTGAGACTGGCCCTCAATGAGGATTAG
- the LOC111846827 gene encoding uncharacterized protein isoform X5 produces the protein MDAIKKKMQMLKLDKENALDRAEQAEAEKKAAEDRCKELEDELSQLEKKMRVTEDERDKALEDFQAAEEKLLSADEVATKAEGEVASLNRRIQLVEEELDRAQERLTTSLQKLEEAEKAADESERGMKVIENKANKDEEKMELQEVQLKEAKHIAEDADRKYEEVARKLVVIESDMERAEERAEQAENKCVELEEELKTVTNNLKSLEAQSEKYSNQEDKFEEEIKVLADKLKEAETRAEFAERSVTKLETAIDDLEDRLYQQLEKNRLLTNELRLALNED, from the exons ATGGATGCCATCAAGAAGAAGATGCAGATGCTGAAGCTCGACAAGGAGAACGCCCTGGACAGGGCAGAGCAGGCCGAGGCAGAGAAGAAAGCGGCCGAGGACCGCTGCAAGGAG TTAGAAGATGAATTAAGTCAATTGGAAAAGAAAATGCGTGTCACCGAAGACGAGAGAGATAAAGCGCTTGAAGATTTCCAAGCCGCTGAGGAAAAGCTGCTGAGCGCTGATGAGGTCGCCACCAAG GCCGAGGGGGAAGTGGCCAGCTTGAACAGACGCATCCAGCtggtggaggaggagctcgaCCGCGCCCAGGAGCGTCTGACCACATCCCTGCAGAAGCTGGAGGAGGCGGAGAAGGCGGCCGACGAGAGCGAGAG GGGGATGAAGGTCATCGAGAACAAGGCCAACAAGGACGAGGAGAAGATGGAACTGCAGGAGGTGCAGCTGAAGGAGGCCAAGCACATCGCTGAGGATGCCGACCGCAAATACGAAGAG GTGGCCCGGAAGCTGGTGGTCATCGAGTCCGACATGGAGCGGGCAGAGGAGCGGGCAGAGCAGGCTGAGAA CAAATGTGTTGAGCTTGAGGAGGAATTGAAAACGGTGACCAACAACCTGAAGTCACTGGAGGCCCAGTCTGAGAAG TACTCGAACCAGGAGGATAAGTTCGAGGAGGAGATAAAGGTCCTCGCTGACAAGCTGAAAGAG GCTGAAACCCGTGCCGAGTTTGCCGAGAGATCAGTCACCAAGCTGGAGACGGCCATCGACGACCTTGAAG ACCGCCTCTACCAGCAACTCGAGAAAAACCGTCTTCTCACTAATGAGCTGAGACTGGCCCTCAATGAGGATTAG
- the LOC111846827 gene encoding uncharacterized protein isoform X10 produces the protein MAGLTSLEAVKRKIKSLQDQADSAEEKAKILQRELMLEREARESAEGEVASLNRRIQLVEEELDRAQERLTTSLQKLEEAEKAADESERGMKVIENKANKDEEKMELQEVQLKEAKHIAEDADRKYEEVARKLVVIESDMERAEERAEQAEKRVRKAEDEQRLKDQKVKSLKASNIKYSNQEDKFEEEIKVLADKLKEAETRAEFAERSVTKLETAIDDLEDELHRQRVKYRSVSEELDHALSDMSAM, from the exons ATGGCGGGTTTAACGTCGCTGGAAGCGGTGAAGCGAAAAATAAAGTCGTTGCAGGATCAGGCGGACAGCGCCGAGGAGAAGGCTAAGATCCTGCAGAGGGAGTTGATGCTGGAGAGGGAAGCCAGGGAATCC GCCGAGGGGGAAGTGGCCAGCTTGAACAGACGCATCCAGCtggtggaggaggagctcgaCCGCGCCCAGGAGCGTCTGACCACATCCCTGCAGAAGCTGGAGGAGGCGGAGAAGGCGGCCGACGAGAGCGAGAG GGGGATGAAGGTCATCGAGAACAAGGCCAACAAGGACGAGGAGAAGATGGAACTGCAGGAGGTGCAGCTGAAGGAGGCCAAGCACATCGCTGAGGATGCCGACCGCAAATACGAAGAG GTGGCCCGGAAGCTGGTGGTCATCGAGTCCGACATGGAGCGGGCAGAGGAGCGGGCAGAGCAGGCTGAGAA ACGCGTGCGGAAGGCGGAGGATGAGCAGAGGCTTAAGGAccaaaaggttaaatccttaaAGGCCTCAAACATCAAG TACTCGAACCAGGAGGATAAGTTCGAGGAGGAGATAAAGGTCCTCGCTGACAAGCTGAAAGAG GCTGAAACCCGTGCCGAGTTTGCCGAGAGATCAGTCACCAAGCTGGAGACGGCCATCGACGACCTTGAAG ATGAGCTGCATAGACAGAGAGTGAAGTACAGGAGCGTCAGCGAGGAGCTGGACCACGCGCTCAGCGACATGAGCGCCATGTGA